A section of the Meles meles chromosome 8, mMelMel3.1 paternal haplotype, whole genome shotgun sequence genome encodes:
- the LOC123949379 gene encoding olfactory receptor 1009: MADGNHTRITEFIFIGLKYHPQMQVFLFLLFLFFYLITMTGNLGMIVLIQMDSHLHTPMYFFLSHLSFVDVCFSSVVGPKMLTDFFADRKAISFLGCALQQWFFGFFVAIECLLLASMAYDRYVAICNPLLYSVTMSQRLCIQLVVGPYTVGFLNTMTHTIAAFRLPFCRSNIINHFFCDMSPLLSLVCADTRINKLLVFIVAGAVLVVSSLTIIISYFYILTAILRIRSADGRRKAFSTCSSHLTAVSILYGTLFFIYVRPGAIFSLDINKVVSVFYTAVIPMLNPLIYSLRNKEVKAAMRRTIVRSEFCIRS; the protein is encoded by the coding sequence ATGGCTGATGGAAACCATACAAGAATCACAGAGTTTATCTTCATAGGCTTAAAATATCATCCTCAGATGCAAGTCTtccttttcttgctctttctatttttttacctCATTACCATGACAGGAAACTTGGGCATGATTGTTCTCATTCAGATGGATTCCCACCTGCACACGCCCATGTACTTTTTTCTCAGTCACCTGTCCTTTGTGGACGTCTGCTTTTCATCCGTAGTGGGTCCCAAGATGCTCACGGACTTCTTCGCTGACAGGAAGGCCATCTCCTTCCTGGGCTGTGCTTTGCAGCAATGGTTTTTCGGGTTCTTCGTGGCCATTGAGTGCCTTCTGCTGGCgtccatggcctatgaccgctatgtggccatctgtaacccaTTACTGTATTCTGTAACCATGTCGCAGAGACTTTGCATACAGCTGGTGGTCGGACCCTATACTGTTGGCTTCCTGAACACCATGACTCATACAATAGCTGCCTTCCGGCTTCCCTTTTGTCGCTCCAACATTAtcaatcatttcttctgtgatatgtccccccttctttctctggTATGTGCTGACACCCGGATCAATAAATTGTTGGTTTTCATTGTGGCTGGAGCTGTCCTGGTTGTCAGTAGCCTGACCATTATAATCTCCTATTTCTACATCCTTACTGCCATCCTGAGGATCCGCTCTGCTGATGGGAGGCGCAAAGCCTTTTCCACCTGCTCCTCGCATCTCACGGCCGTGTCCATTTTATACGGGACTCTCTTCTTTATCTATGTGCGGCCAGGTGCAATTTTTTCCCTAGACATCAACAAAGTGGTGTCGGTGTTCTACACCGCAGTGATCCCCATGTTGAACCCTCTCATCTACAGCTTGAGAAATAAAGAAGTGAAAGCTGCCATGCGCAGAACGATTGTCAGGAGCGAGTTCTGCATCAGAAGTTAA
- the LOC123949450 gene encoding olfactory receptor 1009-like, with amino-acid sequence MAIENDTKVTEFIFTGLTYKPQLQIFLFLLFLSFYLINLTGNLGVIILIRVDSRLHTPMYFFLSHLSFVDICFSSVVSPKMLTDFFVKRKVISFLGCALQQWFFGFFVAAECFLLASMAYDRYVAICNPLLYSITMSQRLCIQLVVGPYVIGFMNTMTHTTNAFRLPFCGPNVINHFFCDMSPLLSLVCADSRLTKWVVFVVAGAVGVFSGLTIVISYIYILIAIMKIHSAEGRRKAFSTCSSHLTAVFILYGTLFFIYVRPSASFSLDINKVVSVFYTAVIPMLNPLIYSLRNKEVKDAIHRTVTRRKMCRA; translated from the coding sequence ATGGCTATTGAAAACGACACGAAGGTCACCGAATTCATTTTCACAGGTTTGACTTACAAGCCCCAGTTGCAgatcttcctcttcctgctcttcctgagTTTCTACCTCATCAATCTCACCGGAAACTTGGGCGTGATTATTCTGATTCGGGTTGATTCCCGCcttcacacacccatgtactttttcctcagcCACTTGTCCTTTGTGGACATCTGCTTCTCTTCTGTTGTGAGCCCCAAGATGCTCACTGACTTCTTTGTGAAGAGGAAGGTCATCTCTTTCTTGGGCTGTGCTTTGCAACAATGGTTTTTTGGGTTCTTTGTGGCAGCAGAGTGTTTTCTGCTGGCgtccatggcctatgaccgctatgtggccatctgcaacccaTTATTGTATTCCATTACCATGTCCCAGAGACTGTGTATCCAGCTGGTGGTTGGTCCCTACGTCATCGGGTTCATGAACACCATGACCCATACAACGAATGCATTTCGTCTTCCTTTTTGCGGCCCCAATGTCAttaatcatttcttctgtgatatGTCCCCCCTGCTTTCCCTCGTATGTGCTGACAGCAGGCTTACTAAGTGGGTAGTTTTTGTTGTGGCTGGAGCTGTGGGAGTCTTCAGTGGTCTGACTATCGTGATCTCCTACATTTACATCCTCATTGCCATCATGAAGATCCACTCTGCCGAGGGCAGGCGCAAAGCCTTTTCTACCTGTTCTTCTCACCTGACAGCTGTCTTCATCCTATATGGtactcttttctttatttatgtacGGCCTAGTGCAAGTTTCTCGCTGGATATCAATAAAGTAGTGTCGGTGTTTTACACAGCAGTGATCCCCATGTTGAACCCACTTATCTACAGCTTGAGGAACAAGGAGGTCAAAGATGCCATCCATAGGACGGTTACTAGGAGGAAGATGTGTCGGGCCTAA